The following nucleotide sequence is from Vulpes lagopus strain Blue_001 chromosome 1, ASM1834538v1, whole genome shotgun sequence.
GTGCTTTGGATATTCATCTTGTGACTTAATTCTTTCAATAATTCTATCTCAGAAAAAGAAGTTAATGGCAAGCAAGTGTGCTACAAATACAAGTTCATGGCAAGGACACCAGTTTCCTGGTGTCCAAAAAAGCTGgacatattttgtcattttaccaATGCTGCTAATAATTCAGTCCGGAGCCCATCTATGAAGCTTAATGTGGTTCCTGGTAAGagcatttgaaattattttaaaatgtgataatcATGAGCAGggattcatttactcattcactccCTCATTCACCCATTCAATAAATAGATGTTAAGCACTTTCATGGGGCAGGCCTTGGGCTAAGGGTGGGAgatctgaaacaaacaaacaaacaaacaaacaaaccctaagCCATGTGGACTAGCCTCAGGTGTAGGGGAAAGGTGGATGTGATAGATAAGTGATCACATCTAATGTGGTAAGGGCTGAACTAGAGACCCTAAGGGTCGTCAGAAGAGGCTGCCAGGTTTGACTCTCCTGGTGATAGTGGGGAGGAAGTGATCAAGAAAGTCTTAAGGATCAAGCCCTATTTTAGTGAAGTCTGGGAGGCAAAGCACTATACTGAGCAATGCATAGTGTCTTTATGGGGCTAAGTCCCCTTTGAGGTTTCAGTGAAGGAAGGGTGTCCCCATTAGACCTGAGGACACGGCTACATTTAAAGAGTCAATCTAAAAAATAGGCTACTGTCTTTCCCATTCTTTGTCATCACTGAGCCAATATCCTTCCACATAATCTTTTCAAGGTAGGAAGTCATGGTTTATGGCCATTTCTGTAATAGCCGATGACCAAGAACTCTCCTCAGGAGCAGCATAGAGGAAAGTGAATAAAGGATTGTCCTGGGCTTTCACCAGAAGCAataccccaacccccccccccccaagaaatcTCTGTAATAGGACCTCTGATATCTGAAGGAGTCATGGCTCTGTCACCAATCATGTTTGGGTTTACTGAGGGATTTATGGTAATTATCACATGTGTTGGTAACTGAGCCCTGGACATCAAAGTAGGAAGCAATTTAGAGTTCCTTGTCTCTCTGAGTCACTGTCCCCTGACTCTACCAAGCACACTTTCTACAGGACTAGCCAAGATCATTTCTTCACTGTCCCCCATGCCTCTATCTTCATCCAGGCACTGGCATATTTGATTGATTtatctttgttctccttttttctcATACCAGGTATGATTCATCTTCCTTTACCTAGTAGAAATTACTTacatatttcaagattttatacaATGACTGAGAACTCAATTAATGCTAAATTTGTAAGTTGGTGAGAAAGGGATCTGCCCATCAGAGAATCAAGAGATGAGATGAGAGATTCTACAACAAATGTCATTTTCCTGTTCAAGTCTGGTCTTCAGTGGGTGTGAAATAGAGTCACCTCTAAGGGATGCCAGAAGGAACAAATGTTTACAAACATTGCTTAGAATATTCAGGTCATGGGTACCTGAAATTCCCActattcattatatatttgaattaagGCTGTgcttctcaaccttggctgcacacTGGAATCACTGGGGAAAGTTAGAGAAATAGCCAATGCTTAAATCCCAGCCCCAAGAGGTTCTTAGTTATTTGGGCTGGAATGAACCTGGATATTGGCATTTTCCAAGTTCCCCAGGTATTTCGAATATGCCAGAGTGGAGAATCCCTTGGATTAAGGCGTTATGTCCCTAAGATTCCAGGTAACCTGATTATCTCTTATCTGGATGAGCACACATTAAGCTCTCATGATTTTTCCATTGCTTCAATTTTACAGGCAGCAGAGAGAAGATTCCCAGGCATTGGAGGATGGGGATGAGgcatagaagaaataaattctgttAGGAAAAGCAAGTGCAGGTGAAAGTCAGATTTGTATCAAAAGCACTAAAAGGGGCTTTGGGAAATCAGGCACAAAATGAAGAAAGGGGGTAATTCTGAAGAGGTCActgaaactaaagagaaaaatgaattcaaatatcAACATTCTAGCTAGGCCTGACTGACTGTATTTTGAAGATCTTTTGTCCTCCTTTCAAATTGTcccttttatttccatgtttccAATGCAGGAAAGAACATCATGTGCCGAGATCCCATAATAGGTGTTGGGGAGCCTGGAAAAGTCATCCAGAAACTCTGCCATTTCTCAAAAGTACCAAACATCTCTGGAGGTCCTACTGGAGGGATCATAACTTACAAATGTGTAGGCTCCCAATGGGAGGTGAAGAAAAATGACTGCATCTCTGCCCCAATAAATAGTCTGCTCCAGCTGGCCAAGGTGATCCTGAAGTCTTTGACTCCAAGCTCTTGATGGGGAGATTTGTCTAGCTTATTGTATTTCTTAACAAATAGGCCGTGGGATGCTTTGTGTTGTTTCCAAagctacttttatttctttaattccaaAGAAGATGCAATCCTAgaaatgctttacatttttcttaagttCAAATATGGAGACAACAAAATATGTACTCTGCTCTGGGACCAGCTGTACCTTGACTTCTCAGTGCTGTGTTTCTATTACTTTCAAGGTGCAGGTAAAATTATCCTCTCATACCATCTCCTTTGAATAATCTTGATATCTAGCAAGCAGCTCTAATCttttcagaaatagaagaaacaaaaaataatttcatccgTGCAAACAAAATGTGCTTGGACTTTATTATAGGTCTGAGATTTCTTCCATCTTTAGAGGTAACCTTTAGTTATGAGAGATAGAATTAGCCTGGCTCTATTACTTAGAAGAGAGGTTCCTGACATGAGGtaggggaaaatttttttcttttcataaaaataaacaaatgttacCTCATACTTAAGCTGTCAAGAGTAGAGCCTCCTAAAATGCTGTCaactacaataaataaatactgatgaGGCAACTAGTGGAGTTATAGTTAATGACCTTGTTAGACAAGTGGTCCCAATGACTCTCACCATtggaaaaagaattaagaaaaaggaGTGATATTGATTTGTGTCTCATCTAATTATCTCCTGTCTCTCCTCTTGTCTTACACAAAAGTCATTAAAATACCTAttatggggacacctgagtggctcagtggttgagcgtcttccttcagctcagggcgtgatcccggggtcctgggattgagttccacatcgggttccctgcagggagcctgcttctccctctgcctatgtctctgcctctctctatgtgcaAAGCATTATTGTAGGTGCTATCAGGGTAAAGAGACCAAATCAGAATTTCATCTCTGATTTGTTAGAGGACATAATCCATTTGGGTAGTTCTGTACACATTATTTTTGCTTAGGATAATCAGGAAGCTCTGTTTGAAAGCCTTGGTCTCTGAGTTGGAGTTTGGTGAGGATACATCAGTAATATGAATTTTCCTAATCGAGAAAGATAGAAAtattataatttgaaatcaaTTTTGGGCTTTGGCCCCAATTCTAGATACTTAGATACATTTTCAATGGAAAAAGGCCCTGTTGGTCTATCATGCTCCATTAAGTTTATCtgttcaacatatatttattgaatacctactatctGCCAATTTATGACTTATACTATGTTAGACATCATAGTATATCAGAAGGAATATAATACATTTCAGATTGTTAAGGAGCTTATAATTTAACTAAAGAGATAGTGAAATTAAGACACAAGATGACATTGGTAGAAATGTCGAAAATGTAAAGTGTGTTAAACAACAAACACtttacaggggcacctgtgtggcacagcccattaagcatctgactcttggtttcagctcaggccctcATCTCAGgttcgtgagatcaagccccactttgggctctgcactgagcacggagtctgcttgagattctctctttctctccctctacccctcctgctcgtgctctcgctcttaaaaagataaataaataaatcttttaaaaacaaacaaacaaacacttatGCAGTCAGATAAAGGAACTCCCCTGGGTTGGAATACTCATCAAAGTTCTTTATGGAGAAGGTCGAATTGGAATTCATTCTTTAAGCAAGGCTTAGATAATTAGGAAACAGAAGTGTGATCATTATAGATGgggtgaccatataatttactATCCAAACAAGGACACATTTTGATAATAAAAGAGGGCATTAGTAATAATTACACTGAGACAGTGGATATAAAACAGAATTGTCTCAGGAAAATTGGGATTGAGAGTCCCCCCTCCTAAAGGTCagcaaagtaagtcagaaaaaGCAGAGTAGCAAATGTGCTTCCATTCAGACCATCAAGGGATAATCTGACTCAATTTTAATCTAGTTCCCTAGGAATCACatctactttcctttttctttaactaGTCATCAGGTTGACATGTGTTTTACTGTTTCCCTTCTATGTGTGAGGTCTTATTCTATTCTGAATAGCACACACATTAAATTAAGAGATAAGTCATCTTATAGGATATATTTATaggaatggagaagagaagaaaccaCAGACGTAAGAGATTTTCTTCATGGGTAGATCAGCAGGATTTGATGACCGGACTGATggcatgttttttgtttgtctgtttgtgtTGGCTTTTGTTTTACTAGGCTTTGACCAAGAGCCCCACTCAGGATAAGAAGCTCCCAACATACCTAAAGGATCTTTCTATTAGCACAGGCAAGGTAAAACATGAAGTCAGCTCAtttcctgggagcctgggagccatCGTTAACATCCTTGATTTGCTTTCAACAGTTACAACCCAAGTAAATTCAGAGATGATGATGGTGAGTTTGTTTAGACCTTATAGGAGCTTTGGGTCTCATCTTTTCATCCCTTGGGACTTGTGGTCAAGAAACATAACTCCTCCCCATTGCAactccttctttgtctttttcagagCAGTACTCTGGATATTAGGGTCACATAGTATGCCTTGTGCTTTGTCAGCTATGGTTTTTAGGGACACAGGGAGTGATTCTAGTATTCATCTGGGGaacttaaaaagatttctttagcGAATCTCCGTCTTAGTGTCTTCATTAAAATAGAATGAATTCTTACCTGCTTTGGAGAAAACCGGGAATTAACAGATTTTCAGAATATGTATAAGGTGGGACTCTCAGTGGTCTAGCATTAAACATGAACTTTGAAGCAATCGGGGTTCTGAGAGGAGTCACCCAGAATTCAAATGAAGAGTTCAAATGATGAGACTTCAATGAAAGGATACTTGTAGTGGTAAAGCCatggataaaaaaagcaaaacatagaaGCCAGTACTACTCTGAGGACTAAAGGGGAAAATAGAGGAAAGAGTGAGCCTACAGTGGAGGGAGAACCAGGCCTTGGAGGAGGGATTGCTAGCAAGAGCAACAGAACTATCACCAAAGATGTGCAGAAGACATCATGTGTGTatagggggtgagggggtgagggcaGTGGGTAGTAGGAAGAtatgtttcaatttctttcttctcccacccTCCCATCTCTACCAATGCTTTCCAGTGGCCAAACCTAGCCAGAAGCATCTGGCAAGCAGCTTGGGTAACAAGGGTCCAAGGAGGTTATTGGACCTCTTATAGCGAGTGCAATGAATtcccacaaactgggtggcttactgTGAGAGGAACTTACTTTTTCTCTCATGGTTCTCaaagctagaagtctgaaatcaaggtgtctgtCAGACCACGTTCCTTCCAAAGTCTCCAAGGGagactttctctgcctcttccagctctgCATAGTTCCAGCACTCTTTGGCTCAGGACTGCCTCAATATACCTCCTAACTTTGTTTTCACATGGCCTCCTCTTCCctatttgtcttttcctcttctctccctcataAAGATGCCTgacattggatttagggcccacctagGTAATCTGGGATGATTTCCTCTCAAGATCGTTCACTTAACTACATCCACAAAGtccctttctccaaataagaccACATTCACTGGATCTGGGTATTAGGACATGTTATTTCAGGGACCAGCATTCAACAAGCTACAAGGTTCATAGTTTCAGATTAAACAGGACAAGGCAAAGGAGGACAAAGAAATTAtattgagagaaagcacaaatggaAAATGACACCCAAGTTTATGGGagacaaaatcaaaatatttagcataaaaaaaaaaaacagaatgattcTTTTGCCAACAGTTTGGTGTTCAGCATTGAAGAGGGTCTTTTGAAATAACTTCGCCCTTGCTGGTAAAATATCACCTTTACAGGtttgaagtttaaaataaaataaaagttactaaATATCTCTACCAGCTTGCTGAATTGGCCttagtgggggtgggaggtggttCTTGGTAAATGTTCAATGAGGTCTCAGAGTCTTGGGGACGCATCCTCTATTAACTCCCTGCCGTAAGAGGGAGGGACACAGAGCCCCATAACCTGTGATGCCtcattattctcttcttttcctcttaccTATACCCATGCAACCAATTTCTGGGGAAAtgttactttttctctcttttatgatTGAAGGAATGTGGTTGATTTGACCCCATGCTATGTCAATTACAGAACGTTCTCTCTACGGTTAACACTGTCCTCAGCAAGCCCATGTTGAGTACCTGGAAGGTGTCCCAACAGCATCAGACCAACCAGAGCTCACAGCTACTGGATTCAGTAGAAAGATTTTCCCGAGCATTACAGACAGAAGATAGCACCTTTTTATCCATCAACCAAACTAACGTGCAGATGAGGAGCATGGTAATAAAAACTGGCCATCCAAAAACCTACAAACAGAGCTTTGTTTTCTCAGACTTGGACCTCTGGGGCAATGTGGCCATTGACAAGTGCGAGGTGGGAAGCCTGCAGCAAGATTCATCTATTGTCACCGTGGCTTTCCCAACTCTCCAAACCATCCTCACTCACGATGTTCAAGGAAAGAATTTTGCCAACAGCTTAGTGATGACAACCACTGTTAGCCACAACATAACCATGCCATTTAGGATTTCAATGACTTTTAAGAACATCAATCCTTCAGGTGGGGTACCACAATGTGTCTACTGGAATTTCAACCTTGCCAACCACACAGGGGGTTGGGATAGTAGTGGGTGTTATGTGCACAATGTCGATGGGGACAGTGTCTCCTGCGTCTGTGACCACCTAACATCATTCTCCATCCTCATGTCCCCCGACTCTCCGTACCCTGGTTCCCTCCTGGAAATACTACTGGATATCATTTCCTACATTGGGTTATGCTTTTCCATCTTGAGCTTAGCAGCCTGTCTAGTGGTGGAAGCTGTGGTGTGGAAATCAGTGACCAAGAATCGGACTTCCTATATGCGCCACACCTGCATAGTGAACATTGCAGCCTCTCTTCTGGTTGCTGACATCTGGTTCATTGTGGCTGCTGCCATCCACGACCATTTGTACCCACTCAATGAGACAGCCTGTGTGGCCGCAACCTTTTTCATCCACTTCTTCTACCTCAGCGTCTTTTTCTGGATGCTGACTCTGGGCCTCATGCTCTTCTACCGCCTGGTTTTTATCCTGCATGACACAAGCAAGTCCATTCAGAAGACTATTGCATTTTCTCTTGGCTATGGCTGCCCTCTTGTCATCTCAGTCATCACAGTGGGGGCCACCCAACCCCAAGAAGTCTACACCAGGAAGAATGCCTGCTGGCTCAACTGGGAGGATACCAAGGCCCTGCTGGCCTTTGTCATCCCAGCACTGATCATTGTGGTGGTGAACATGACCATCACGGTTGTGGTCATCTCCAAGATCCTGAGACCTTCCATTGGAGACAAGCCAAGCAAGCAGGAGAAGAGTAGCTTGTTTCAGATCAGCAAGAGCATTGGGGTCCTAACACCACTCTTGGGGCTCACCTGGGGTTTTGGTCTTGCCACTGTGTTCCAAGGAAGCAATGCTGTGTTCCATATTATATTTACACTCCTCAATGCCTTTCAGGTAAGTTCTGCAGGGCAAGGTTCTCAGGAAGTATCTGTACTGGTGTGACAAATTAATGATAGAAACACAAACACAGGTTGGAATGGGGAAGGATTTTAGTTCAGAGTAGGCCCTAGCCCTAAAGAGCGGGAATTGCAAGAACTCAATGAGCTAGAAGGGACAGATTCTTCTGCTCCCATGGAACCTTGTACCTCTTATCACCTGCATTATAATTTAGCTGCATGCATGACTTACTTTGAAAAGCCCTGAAAATACAAGTAAGAGGAAAGTCCCTTCCCTACAcaggatttttctatttatccaaCATTATCATGATGCCACCAATTATCTCCTAAATGAAAATACCACTGTTAAACCAGGTAATCTCTCTAGTTAATTTCCACAAGTATTAAATGAGCTCTATCTCTGCGAAGTCAGGGGTGGCATCTATCTTATTTATCACTATATCCCTAATAGTGCCTAAAAAAGACTTTtgcacagagtaggcactcaataactGTCTGTTAAATACTATGAATTCCATGTACCACATAGTATGTTCTCTAGAAACATTTgctggagaatgaatgaatgccctGTGTAAGGTAGACATTCTGCTCTATtataccaaaatgaaaaagacacaCTCTTTGCTCTCTTATAGCACATAACTAACTATGATACAAGCTGCATTGGTAGAAGAGCTTTAGCAGAGGTACAAGCAGCAAGGCTTTGGAGCACAAGGAAAGGAATGTTTAGTTCTGATTCAACCAGCACATGGGTGGTAATCATAGGCCCCCATGTGCTGGCGAGAAGAAATTGAGACAGTGCCCCCAATGCTCATGCCAAAGCCACACAAATCCACATTTCTGCCTTGGGGCTCATGGCTTCAAACTATAAGGCTCATGTCTAATGAAGTTTATAGTATGGCTTGACTACAAGGGGCTGATTACTTCACCCAGTGCCCCAGGTCCCTATCACAACTACGTGAGCACTACTGTAGACACAAGAGGTGTATTCGATAGCACAACCAGCAGGTCCTCCAGTCCACAAGGAGGGTGgggataaggaaataaaataatatccttaTAACATTATAATATTTACGGTCCCCTGGTGTGGACCTACTGTAACCTTTTTTATGTTACTATCtattattcattccataaatacaGATATAGGGAGAGGTAGTACAAATTCAATGCCAGGTTAATAGTACTTCCTATTTGCTGGGCAATAGAATATGATTAAAACCCACCTCTTCCCAATTCTTTTCCAGGGATTATTCATTTTGCTCTTTGGATGCCTCTGGGATCAGAAGGTAAGAACAATAACAGTTTCATGCTTCTAGAAAAGTCAGAGGTGCTTGTGGCATATTGAACTTATGATGCCTTCTTTTAAACAATTGCAGGTACAGGAAGCCTTGCTAAAGAAGTTTTCACTGTCAAGATGGTCTTCTCAGCACTCAAAGGTAAGTCTTTCCTTTGTAGAGACTATTGACAACCTCTCTCTCCACATCCAGGTCCAGCATGGATTATTCCACTGTTTGTGCTTCACACCTGATTCTGCTTATTAAAGCCAGCCACAGAACTGTCATTAAGATGCTGTCCCCCATCTTTAAAGAGGGATCAGATAGCACAGATAATACCAATTGGAGGTCAAAAGACTTCAGTGAGAGACAAGAAATCTCCTAGGGCAATATAAGGCACTAGAGAACACAATGTGAGGGATGACGATGAATAGATTTTCTGCAGCTCGTTTTGGAAAATAACTATTGCACTCAAACGTGTTTGACTGTGTTCACATGTCGGAAGATACCAAACCCTATCGAACAGCAAAACATGTATTTGATAGTTATTTTCCTAATTCTGATGAGAGTCCAGTGTTTCAAAGCGGCTTTCCTGCTCAATTTGTGTGAAGTAGAAATTCCTGCTGGTCCAGGCTCTCACTTTCAAGTGGAATGAGAGATGCAGGCAGTGACCACCAGAGGGCAGCAAACGAAACATCCTAGAGAAAACAGGGCTGTGGTTTAACGTTTGCTTTGtaattgtctttcttctctttttttagtcaACATCCCTAGGTTCATCTACACCAGTATTTTCTATGAGTTCTCCAATATCAAGAAGATTTAacaatttatttggaaaaacagGTACGTAGTGATTTCTAGGTCACTCCCTAGAGCACTTAACTTTGGGTTGACTCAAACAAACATGCCCTAATGGGGAATCTCACACCCCCACCTTCCCACTCCCCACTTTACAGCATTTACTGACAATTGCCTCATCTGGGGTAGGGGCAAGAGGTTAAATACAGGAGCTGGCTTACATTTTCCCGAACCACCAAGAGGCTGACACAGAGGGCAACTGCCTTCAGTGGGCAGCTAATAATAACTTAAGAAGGCTAAGATTTAGAGAATCTAGACAAGCCTGTGGAGAG
It contains:
- the ADGRF5 gene encoding adhesion G protein-coupled receptor F5 isoform X4 yields the protein MAKYGLQRLNGLPRKEVASSSPVPAEYTVDVEISFENASFLEPIKAYVNSLSFPIPGNSTDLATNILSIEVTTVCRPAGNEIWCSCERGYRWPQEKCLHNPTCQEHDSSLAGHRCSCLKGLPPKGPFCQLQGADVTLRMSVRLNVGFQEDLKNSSSALYRSYKTDLETAFWKGYSTLPGFKLVTVTGFRPGSVVVTYEVKTTTPSPQLMHKANEQVMQNLNQTYRMDYSSFQAVTSNETKFTIIPEIIFEGDTVNMMCETDVLSSNVSWHHVERHSDIQNSSRFSVYTTVLNNMTSVSRLTIYNITQRDAGEYICKLTLDIFEYESRKKIDVTPIRILATEEMKVTCDNNPISLNCCSEINANWSTIEWKQEGKINIPGNPETDLESSCSRYTLKADGTQCPSGSAGTTGIFVCEFISTYGARGSKSIEVTFISVGDNSSHKGEVHEILRHDTEMSTVQSTTGNSLETSKAQEQQANLTITPDPISVSEGQNFSIKCISDVSNYDEVYWNTSAGIKIYQKFYTTRRFSDGAESVLTVKTVTREWNGTYHCIFRYKNSYSVVMKDVTVYPLPLEPNIMVDPLEATVPCKGSHHFRCCIDEDENYKVTFQVDSLSFPAEKEVNGKQVCYKYKFMARTPVSWCPKKLDIFCHFTNAANNSVRSPSMKLNVVPGKNIMCRDPIIGVGEPGKVIQKLCHFSKVPNISGGPTGGIITYKCVGSQWEVKKNDCISAPINSLLQLAKALTKSPTQDKKLPTYLKDLSISTGKVKHEVSSFPGSLGAIVNILDLLSTVTTQVNSEMMMNVLSTVNTVLSKPMLSTWKVSQQHQTNQSSQLLDSVERFSRALQTEDSTFLSINQTNVQMRSMVIKTGHPKTYKQSFVFSDLDLWGNVAIDKCEVGSLQQDSSIVTVAFPTLQTILTHDVQGKNFANSLVMTTTVSHNITMPFRISMTFKNINPSGGVPQCVYWNFNLANHTGGWDSSGCYVHNVDGDSVSCVCDHLTSFSILMSPDSPYPGSLLEILLDIISYIGLCFSILSLAACLVVEAVVWKSVTKNRTSYMRHTCIVNIAASLLVADIWFIVAAAIHDHLYPLNETACVAATFFIHFFYLSVFFWMLTLGLMLFYRLVFILHDTSKSIQKTIAFSLGYGCPLVISVITVGATQPQEVYTRKNACWLNWEDTKALLAFVIPALIIVVVNMTITVVVISKILRPSIGDKPSKQEKSSLFQISKSIGVLTPLLGLTWGFGLATVFQGSNAVFHIIFTLLNAFQGLFILLFGCLWDQKVQEALLKKFSLSRWSSQHSKSTSLGSSTPVFSMSSPISRRFNNLFGKTGTYNVSTPETTSSSLENTSSAYSLLN
- the ADGRF5 gene encoding adhesion G protein-coupled receptor F5 isoform X1; amino-acid sequence: MKSPRRTTLCFMLIVIYFSQATLNLNLESIVHPLILHEHELTEKEPLREKRAVASSSPVPAEYTVDVEISFENASFLEPIKAYVNSLSFPIPGNSTDLATNILSIEVTTVCRPAGNEIWCSCERGYRWPQEKCLHNPTCQEHDSSLAGHRCSCLKGLPPKGPFCQLQGADVTLRMSVRLNVGFQEDLKNSSSALYRSYKTDLETAFWKGYSTLPGFKLVTVTGFRPGSVVVTYEVKTTTPSPQLMHKANEQVMQNLNQTYRMDYSSFQAVTSNETKFTIIPEIIFEGDTVNMMCETDVLSSNVSWHHVERHSDIQNSSRFSVYTTVLNNMTSVSRLTIYNITQRDAGEYICKLTLDIFEYESRKKIDVTPIRILATEEMKVTCDNNPISLNCCSEINANWSTIEWKQEGKINIPGNPETDLESSCSRYTLKADGTQCPSGSAGTTGIFVCEFISTYGARGSKSIEVTFISVGDNSSHKGEVHEILRHDTEMSTVQSTTGNSLETSKAQEQQANLTITPDPISVSEGQNFSIKCISDVSNYDEVYWNTSAGIKIYQKFYTTRRFSDGAESVLTVKTVTREWNGTYHCIFRYKNSYSVVMKDVTVYPLPLEPNIMVDPLEATVPCKGSHHFRCCIDEDENYKVTFQVDSLSFPAEKEVNGKQVCYKYKFMARTPVSWCPKKLDIFCHFTNAANNSVRSPSMKLNVVPGKNIMCRDPIIGVGEPGKVIQKLCHFSKVPNISGGPTGGIITYKCVGSQWEVKKNDCISAPINSLLQLAKALTKSPTQDKKLPTYLKDLSISTGKVKHEVSSFPGSLGAIVNILDLLSTVTTQVNSEMMMNVLSTVNTVLSKPMLSTWKVSQQHQTNQSSQLLDSVERFSRALQTEDSTFLSINQTNVQMRSMVIKTGHPKTYKQSFVFSDLDLWGNVAIDKCEVGSLQQDSSIVTVAFPTLQTILTHDVQGKNFANSLVMTTTVSHNITMPFRISMTFKNINPSGGVPQCVYWNFNLANHTGGWDSSGCYVHNVDGDSVSCVCDHLTSFSILMSPDSPYPGSLLEILLDIISYIGLCFSILSLAACLVVEAVVWKSVTKNRTSYMRHTCIVNIAASLLVADIWFIVAAAIHDHLYPLNETACVAATFFIHFFYLSVFFWMLTLGLMLFYRLVFILHDTSKSIQKTIAFSLGYGCPLVISVITVGATQPQEVYTRKNACWLNWEDTKALLAFVIPALIIVVVNMTITVVVISKILRPSIGDKPSKQEKSSLFQISKSIGVLTPLLGLTWGFGLATVFQGSNAVFHIIFTLLNAFQGLFILLFGCLWDQKVQEALLKKFSLSRWSSQHSKSTSLGSSTPVFSMSSPISRRFNNLFGKTGTYNVSTPETTSSSLENTSSAYSLLN
- the ADGRF5 gene encoding adhesion G protein-coupled receptor F5 isoform X3, with the translated sequence MKSPRRTTLCFMLIVIYFSQATLNLNLESIVHPLILHEHELTEKEPLREKRAVASSSPVPAEYTVDVEISFENASFLEPIKAYVNSLSFPIPGNSTDLATNILSIEVTTVCRPAGNEIWCSCERGYRWPQEKCLHNPTCQEHDSSLAGHRCSCLKGLPPKGPFCQLQGADVTLRMSVRLNVGFQEDLKNSSSALYRSYKTDLETAFWKGYSTLPGFKLVTVTGFRPGSVVVTYEVKTTTPSPQLMHKANEQVMQNLNQTYRMDYSSFQAVTSNETKFTIIPEIIFEGDTVNMMCETDVLSSNVSWHHVERHSDIQNSSRFSVYTTVLNNMTSVSRLTIYNITQRDAGEYICKLTLDIFEYESRKKIDVTPIRILATEEMKVTCDNNPISLNCCSEINANWSTIEWKQEGKINIPGNPETDLESSCSRYTLKADGTQCPSGSAGTTGIFVCEFISTYGARGSKSIEVTFISVGDNSSHKGEVHEILRHDTEMSTVQSTTGNSLETSKAQEQQANLTITPDPISVSEGQNFSIKCISDVSNYDEVYWNTSAGIKIYQKFYTTRRFSDGAESVLTVKTVTREWNGTYHCIFRYKNSYSVVMKDVTVYPLPLEPNIMVDPLEATVPCKGSHHFRCCIDEDENYKVTFQVDSLSFPAEKEVNGKQVCYKYKFMARTPVSWCPKKLDIFCHFTNAANNSVRSPSMKLNVVPGKNIMCRDPIIGVGEPGKVIQKLCHFSKVPNISGGPTGGIITYKCVGSQWEVKKNDCISAPINSLLQLAKALTKSPTQDKKLPTYLKDLSISTGKVKHEVSSFPGSLGAIVNILDLLSTVTTQVNSEMMMNVLSTVNTVLSKPMLSTWKVSQQHQTNQSSQLLDSVERFSRALQTEDSTFLSINQTNVQMRSMVIKTGHPKTYKQSFVFSDLDLWGNVAIDKCEVGSLQQDSSIVTVAFPTLQTILTHDVQGKNFANSLVMTTTVSHNITMPFRISMTFKNINPSGGVPQCVYWNFNLANHTGGWDSSGCYVHNVDGDSVSCVCDHLTSFSILMSPDSPYPGSLLEILLDIISYIGLCFSILSLAACLVVEAVVWKSVTKNRTSYMRHTCIVNIAASLLVADIWFIVAAAIHDHLYPLNETACVAATFFIHFFYLSVFFWMLTLGLMLFYRLVFILHDTSKSIQKTIAFSLGYGCPLVISVITVGATQPQEVYTRKNACWLNWEDTKALLAFVIPALIIVVVNMTITVVVISKILRPSIGDKPSKQEKSSLFQISKSIGVLTPLLGLTWGFGLATVFQGSNAVFHIIFTLLNAFQGLFILLFGCLWDQKVQEALLKKFSLSRWSSQHSKSTSLGSSTPVFSMSSPISRRFNNLFGKTAAPKGPPVNDGNLVSSGSSPI